Sequence from the Streptomyces sp. R33 genome:
GAGGACGCGGCGCCAGTGGTCGAGCGCGGCCTCCTGACCGCTCGAGCGGTGAGCGGGCCGGTCCTGGGGCGCCACGGCGGCAGCCGGATCCGCGTAGGCCGCCACGAGTTGCGTGGCGAGGATCTCCAGGCTGCGTCCGTCGCACACGAGGTGGTCCGCGAGCAGCAGGAGCGACCACCGGGCGTCGTCGCGCAGGAACAGGGTGGTCCGGGTGAGCGGGCCGGCCGACGGGTCGAACGGCATGGCGAGGCGCTCGTCGACCAAGGCGTCGAACCGGGTGTCGCCCGCGTCGTGCCCGCGCAGGTCGACGACCTCCAACGGCAGGACGTCGTCGGTGACCACCGCCCGCGGTTCGCCCTGGGCCTCGACGAAGACGGTCCGCAGCGCCGGGTGGCGCCGTGCCAGGCCGGCGAGCGCGGCCGCCAGCCTGTCGGCGTCCACGGCACCCTCGCCGTCCAGCAGACAGGGCACGGTGTAGGCCCCGGAGTCGCCGTCCCCGCGCTGCCGTTCCAGCCACAGCCAGCGGGTGGCTTCGGCGACTTCGGCCCCGGGCAGCCCGGTGTCGGGCCGTTGGCGCGCGGGGGCCGGCCCAGCGGGTTCCACGGCGCCGGGGACGAGCCCGGCCAGCCGGGACGCGAGCAGCTCGGGCGTGGCGGCGTCGAAGACGTCCCGTACGCGGACCCGCACGCCGAAGGCCTCTTCCACGGCCACGGCGAGGGTCAGCGCGGACAGGCTGTGTCCGCCGGCGAGGAAGAAGTCGGTGTCCGGAGTGACGGCGTCCAGTTCGAGTGCCGTGGCGAACAGCTCGCACAGCCGCTGCGTCGGGTCGGACTCGGTCGGGGTCGCCCCGTCCCCGAGCCTGAGGGCGGTGTCAGAAGTCATAGTGCGTGTCGCTCCAATCAGAGCCGGGTGCTGCGGACGGGTCCGGGGTCGGGGGCACGGCCGGCGACGGGGCGCCGGCGGGCGGGGCGTCCTGGCCGGTGGCCAGGCCGCGCAGCACCGCGGCGACGTGGTCGGCATAGCCGCCGGCCTCCGACTCGTCGAGCAGGTTGTCGTCGTAGGTGAGGTCGAGGTGCAGGACGTCGCCCTTGACCCGTGCGTAGAGCCAGAGGTCGCTGGTGGCGGGCAGATCGTCCACCAGCAGGTCCTCGACCACGTGGCTCTCGGGGCGCAGGCCTGCGTTCTCCCAGCTCACGCCCAGGTCGAGCAGCAGGCTGCGGCCCGGTGCCGCGCGCAGCGCCAGCCGCTGCGCCAGCACGTCGAACGGCAGCCGGGAGTGTTCGTACGCCTCGACGAGCCCGCTCTGGACCCGGGGCAGCAGCTCGCCCCCGGACACCGCGTCGTCCAGAGTGACCCGGAGGGGAACCGCGTTGACCAGGTAGCCGATCAGCGCGTCGGCCTCGGGCCGGTGGCGGAGCCCCGCGGCGAAGCCGACGACGAGGTCGGTGGCCCGGGTGCGCTGGTGCACGGTGAGGGCGAACGCGGTGACCACCTGCGCGAACGGGGTCCCGGGGGCATCGCGGAGCACGGCCGCGGGAAGGGACCGGCGGACCAGTCCGGTCCGGCCCCGGCGGCTGCGGCGGCGGGCCGGGTCCACGGGATCGGGCCCTTCCGCGACGTCGCGCAACCGCTCCCGCCAGAACTCCACTTCGAGCTCCGCCTCGGGCCCGGCCAGCCACTCCTGCTCCTCGCGGACCCACTCCTGGTAGGTGTAGGGGAGCCGGGGCAGCCGGGCCGGCCGGCCCGCGACGACCTGCTCGTACGCGGTGAACAGGTCGCGCAGCAGCACGTCGACGCTCGCGCCGTCGTAGATCAGGTGGTGTGCGGTGACGGTGAGCAGATCGCCGCCGACGGGCCCTGCGAGCAGCCGCACTTCGAACAGCGGCGCCTTCTCGAGGGCGAAGCCGACCCGTCGGGCGTCGTGCAGCGCGGCCGCGACCTCCGGACCTGAGGGGTCCGCACCGGGCAGGTCCACGACGACCAGCGGTGCGCCCTCCGGCAACCGGTCCAGCACGGTCAGCTCCGCGTCCGTTCCCCGGGGCAGGACCTGCGCACGCAGCATGTCCTGGCGCTCGACGACGGCCTCGAGGGCGCTGCGGAGCGCGCCGGCATCGAGCCGGCGGCCCAGCCGTACGAGGTCGGAGATGATGAACGTGTCCGAGCCCGCCCAGCGTGAGGTCAGCCAGACGCGGCGCTGTGCCCGGGACAGCGGGAGGAACCCGCTCTCCGAGGACGCCCCCGCGACCGGGCCCCGCTCTGCTGCGGCCTTCGCCGACTGCCCTTCCAGTGCCGTGGTGAGCGCGGCCACGGTCGGGAAGTCGAAGACGGTGCGCACCTTGACGTGCAGGGCGTGCGCGATGCGCGCGGCGGCCAGACTGTGGCCGCCCATCTCGAACAGGTTGGCGTCCGGGTCCGTGACGGGACGCTCCAGAACCTGCGTCCACACGTCGGCGACGTGCTGCTCGGCCGGGGTGAACGGCCGGGCGGCGGCAGGGGATTCGGACGTGGCCAGGGCCTCGTCGGGAGCGGGCAGCGCCCGGCGGTCGAGCTTGCCGCCCGCGGCCACCGGAAGGGCGGGCAGGTACACGAAGGCGGCGGGCATCATGTAGGCGGGCAGCCGCTCCGCGAGGTGCCGGCGGAGCGCCGCCTGGTCCGCATCCCCGACCACGTAGGCGACCAGCCGTGGTTCGGCGCCGGTCGTCGGGAGCACGGCGGCGTTGCGCAGGCCGGGGGCTTCCGCGAGGACCGCGGCCACCTCGTTCGGCTCGACCCGGTTGCCCCGGATCTTGAGCTGGTCGTCGACCCGGCCCAGGTACTCCAGGCGTCCGTCGGGCAGCCGGCGGGCCAGGTCGCCGGTGCGGTACATGCGTTCTCCCGGGCGTACCCGGCTGGTCACGAACCGGGCCGCGGTCAGCTCCGCGTCGCCGAGGTAGCCGCGGGCCAGGCCCGCTCCGCCGATGCAGATCTCGCCGGGAGCCCCCAGCGGCACCAGCATGCCCCGCTCGTCGAGCAGATCCACCCACTTGCCGGGCAGCGGGTGGCCGATCGAGGCGTCGCCGGAAGCCGTCCCGGACCAGGTGCCGGGCGCGCCGGGGGCCCCTGCCGTGACCACCGGATCCAAAGTGGTGACCACACTGTCCTCGGCCGGGCCGTACTCGTTGAACAGCTCGGCGCCGGGGAGGACTTCGGCATGCCGGGCGGCGAGCGCGCGGGTGACCCGCTCCCCGCCGAGCACGACCTTGCGCACCTCGCGGAACGCCGGGCCGACCTCGTCGAGCAGCATCCGGTAGAGACTCGGCACGAGCATCACGTGCCGGACCGGGTGCTTCCGCATGATCGCGGCCACATCGTCCGGCGTGAGCAGCTGCTCCCGGGTGACGATCACCATGGGCGCGCCCGAACCGAGCGCGCCGAACACGTCGGCGATGCCGGCGTCGGCATGGATCGGATCGACCTGGAGGATCGCCCCGCCCGAGCCGAGCCCGTAGTGGTCGATCTGGAACCGGACGGAGTTGACGATGCCGCGGTGCTCCACCATGACGCCCTTGGGTGTTCCGGTGGAGCCGGAGGTGTACACGACGTACGCGAGGTCGGCGGGGCCGGCGGGCCGGAGCGGCCGGGGCTCGTCCCGGACCGCAGCGGCCTCGGTCGCGTCGCCGACGGTCACCGTGGGCAGGCCTTCGGCGACCGTGGTCTGCGTGAAGTCCGCCGACGTGACGGCGGCGACCGCGCCGCTGTCGCGCAGCACTCGCGCGATCCGGGCCGGCGACTGCTGCGGATCGAGGGGAAGGAACGCCGAACCGGTCTTGAGGACGGCGAGCAACGCGACCGGCATCCACTCGGAGCGCTCGCACAGCACCGCGACCAAGCGGTCGGGGCCGGTCGGCGCCAGCGCGGCGATTCGGGCGGCCAGCACATCGGCCCGGCGGTCCAGGGCGCGGTAGGTCAGGACACGGTCGCCGCAGACGACGGCCGGGTCCTCGGGCGCGCGCTGCACCTGCGCGAGTACGAGGTCCAGGAGGGTGCCGGTGGACTGCGCGGCGGAGGGGCTCTCCCCGGTGCCGGCCGCGATGAGCGCGGCGCGCTGTGCACCGGGCAGCAGGGGGGCCGTGCCGACGGGGGTCCCGGGGGCCTCGGCCAGAGCGGTCAGGAGGTGGTCCAACTGCTCGGCGAGCCGGTGCGCCGTCCCCGCGTCGAGTACGTCCTCGCGGTAGGTGATCGCCACCTCGATCGGACGCTCCGGGCCGGGTTCGCCGAAGCTGAAGGTGAGGTCGAACCCCTCCGCGCCGTTGTCCAGGCGGATGTGTTCGGCTGCCGGGCCCTCCTCGGTGCCCAGCGGGTCCGTACCGGAGACGGCGGCCTCGACCAGCACGTCGAAGAGCGGATTGCGTCCCGCGATGCGTTCGCGCCCCATGGCCTCCACGAGGTCCTCGAAGGGGTACTCCTCATGGGCGCGGACCTCCCGCGCGTGCGCCGCGACCGCCGCGACCACATCGGTGAAAGCGAGTTCCGGCCCGATCGGGGTGCGCAGCGCCACGGTGTTGACGAACAGCCCCACCGAGTCGGCGAGTTCGGGACGGTCACGGCCCGAGACGACCGTGCCGAGCACGATGTCGTCCGCCCCGCTCCAGCGCATCAGAAGGACTCGGACGGCGGCCACCATCGCCGTGAACGAGGTGGTGCCGAGCTGCCGGCACAGGTCCTGCACGGACCGGGTCGTGCCTTCGCCGAGCGTCAGGCGGACCGTGCCCGCCGCCGAACTGCGCTCCGCCGGCCGGTTGCGGTCGAGCGGCAGGTCGACACGCGGCGCGCCGTCCAGGGCGCGCCGCCAGAACGCGCTGCTCCGCGCATCGTCCCCGCGGGCGTGCTGGTCGAGCGCGTAGGCGCCGTACTGGGTGGGATCCGGTACCTGTTCCGTGCCGTTCAGGAACCGCTGGAGGTCGCGCAGGATCACCGCGAACGACCAGCCGTCGCAGACGCTGTGATGGACGGACAGCAGGAGGGTGCCGCCGGGGCGCCCGTCCTCGACGAGCCAGTGGGCACGCAGCAGGGGGCCCTGCGCCGGGTCGAAAACGTGGCGCTGCTCCGCATCGGCGATGCGCCGCAGCAGACCGGCGGTGCCCCCGGCGTCCGACCGGTGGACCTGCAGTGCGGGCCGGGCCCGCTCGGGAGCCAGCACGATCTGGCGCAGGCCGTCGGGGTCGGTGCGGAACACGGTGCGCAGGGCCTGGTGCCGGCGCACCGTCCGCTCCAGGGCGTCCGCCACGTCGGCCGCTTCGGGGGAGCCGGGCAGCCGGAAGGCCTCCACCATGTTGTACGGGCGCAGTTCCCCGCCCTCGTACTGCTCGAGGAACCACATCCGGCGCTGGGCGTTGCTCGCGGGGACGGGTTCCGGGGTCTCGGGCCACGGTGTCCGGGCGGCGGGGGCTGCGGGCCCGTCGGCCGCGGCGCGGCGCAGCAGCGCGCCGAGCCCTTCGGGGGTGCGGGCGGTGAACACGTCGCGGACGGTGATGGCGCCGCCGCCGGCAGCCGCGCCGAGCCGGCCCGCCAGGACGGCGGCGGTGAGACTGTGGCCGCCCGCCGCGAAGAGGTCCTCGTCTGCGGTGCGCGGAGCGGTGCCGAGCACGTCGGCCCAGATCCGGGCGGCGGTGCGGCCGGCTTCGTCGTCGGGCTGCCAGACCTGTCCGTCCAGGCCGGCCACATGGGCCAGGATGGCCACGCGGTCGATCTTTCCGTGCAGGGTGACGGGCAGCTCGTCGAGCCGCAGGATGCGGCCCGGGACCATGTAGCCGGGCAGGCGCAGCTCCAGCCGGCTGCGCACGTCGGCCGGTTCGAGACTCTGGTCCGAGGTGTAGACGGCCACGACGGTGGGCGGTCCCGAGGGAGCGGTGAAGGGAAGGACCGTGCCGGAGACGACGCCCGCGACGGAGCTGAGGGCCGCCTCCACCTCGCCGAGCTCGACCCGGTTGCCGTGGATCTGGATCTGGTTGTCCCGGCGGCCCAGGAAGACCAGCTCGCCCCGCTGGTTCCAGCGGCCGAAGTCGCCGGTCCGGAACACCCGGACGCCGGGGTGCGCGGGGAGCTCGCAGAACCGCCCCGGGCCGGTCGGTTCGTCATCGGCGTAGCCACGGGCCACGCCGGGGCCGAGTACGTGGATCTCGCCGGGGACGCCGGGCGGTGCGTGGTCCCCGTGGGGGGTGAGCACCAGCACGCCGAAGCCCTCGGAGGGCCTGCCGACCGGGACGGTGGTCAGCTCGGGGAAG
This genomic interval carries:
- a CDS encoding condensation domain-containing protein → MTSDTALRLGDGATPTESDPTQRLCELFATALELDAVTPDTDFFLAGGHSLSALTLAVAVEEAFGVRVRVRDVFDAATPELLASRLAGLVPGAVEPAGPAPARQRPDTGLPGAEVAEATRWLWLERQRGDGDSGAYTVPCLLDGEGAVDADRLAAALAGLARRHPALRTVFVEAQGEPRAVVTDDVLPLEVVDLRGHDAGDTRFDALVDERLAMPFDPSAGPLTRTTLFLRDDARWSLLLLADHLVCDGRSLEILATQLVAAYADPAAAVAPQDRPAHRSSGQEAALDHWRRVLLPPPAPLPLPVRGLRTEQAGSATGIAVQEIGPDLLRRLTQLGRRHHAGPFVPLAAAVARTLAAITGSSDICLGTPVDRRARLGADDAVGFHVATVPLRLEVRDGTSADDLVQQVAQRTMDAVDHSEVAFDTLVAALAPPRSPGRMPFFDVWVALYPRIDTGPCAPGGIALRGGPIPLRVGMFELSFQFVQHVDGMRLVLQYDTARYAADTAERMVRRLGDEVARLLGDPAEPGPEAAPAHRAFGGFRFDD
- a CDS encoding amino acid adenylation domain-containing protein, which encodes MLSDNALSESWLARLVAGRGVPFLDVVSPDGDTPECVLEPAVTERLDALTGGDATGLLLLTVAATRLALAALDEESGHVVLVPVPTSPPGAGSGTGTDAVPRELALCAPLDREAPASAFLMALHAELESALPLAWPDREAIASRLELAGVPVGRALGRLGVVCEEAGGKLLQPVGLCLTLRRADGRLTLTAEADGELPVAAAALLRCTAAALAEVGRSPRRPVTELDVLGPAQRAELERWSGLPVVADFADATLTGIVDDAANRFPDREAVSDDDVAWSHRELALRSSRAARSLTVDHGVKPGDRVALLLPKSPELVLAVLAVLRAGASMVPLDPSHPPERVARQLRLSGAVCVISAEDELPGQVAIPVVSPQALATADGPGAAAAPGPDDEAILFFTSGSTGLPRPVALTHRQLAHKTLTSGRLLGFDEEIRCALLSAVTSDALTYQIFTTLAAGGCVVVMGSPQTLSPAEFWAATRRLGVNVVNCVPSLLAVMAEGLPAGAPEDVRIVLLGGDEIPAGLLPRLADRLRVGTFGNLYGPTEATIEATTFTCPGSAFPELTTVPVGRPSEGFGVLVLTPHGDHAPPGVPGEIHVLGPGVARGYADDEPTGPGRFCELPAHPGVRVFRTGDFGRWNQRGELVFLGRRDNQIQIHGNRVELGEVEAALSSVAGVVSGTVLPFTAPSGPPTVVAVYTSDQSLEPADVRSRLELRLPGYMVPGRILRLDELPVTLHGKIDRVAILAHVAGLDGQVWQPDDEAGRTAARIWADVLGTAPRTADEDLFAAGGHSLTAAVLAGRLGAAAGGGAITVRDVFTARTPEGLGALLRRAAADGPAAPAARTPWPETPEPVPASNAQRRMWFLEQYEGGELRPYNMVEAFRLPGSPEAADVADALERTVRRHQALRTVFRTDPDGLRQIVLAPERARPALQVHRSDAGGTAGLLRRIADAEQRHVFDPAQGPLLRAHWLVEDGRPGGTLLLSVHHSVCDGWSFAVILRDLQRFLNGTEQVPDPTQYGAYALDQHARGDDARSSAFWRRALDGAPRVDLPLDRNRPAERSSAAGTVRLTLGEGTTRSVQDLCRQLGTTSFTAMVAAVRVLLMRWSGADDIVLGTVVSGRDRPELADSVGLFVNTVALRTPIGPELAFTDVVAAVAAHAREVRAHEEYPFEDLVEAMGRERIAGRNPLFDVLVEAAVSGTDPLGTEEGPAAEHIRLDNGAEGFDLTFSFGEPGPERPIEVAITYREDVLDAGTAHRLAEQLDHLLTALAEAPGTPVGTAPLLPGAQRAALIAAGTGESPSAAQSTGTLLDLVLAQVQRAPEDPAVVCGDRVLTYRALDRRADVLAARIAALAPTGPDRLVAVLCERSEWMPVALLAVLKTGSAFLPLDPQQSPARIARVLRDSGAVAAVTSADFTQTTVAEGLPTVTVGDATEAAAVRDEPRPLRPAGPADLAYVVYTSGSTGTPKGVMVEHRGIVNSVRFQIDHYGLGSGGAILQVDPIHADAGIADVFGALGSGAPMVIVTREQLLTPDDVAAIMRKHPVRHVMLVPSLYRMLLDEVGPAFREVRKVVLGGERVTRALAARHAEVLPGAELFNEYGPAEDSVVTTLDPVVTAGAPGAPGTWSGTASGDASIGHPLPGKWVDLLDERGMLVPLGAPGEICIGGAGLARGYLGDAELTAARFVTSRVRPGERMYRTGDLARRLPDGRLEYLGRVDDQLKIRGNRVEPNEVAAVLAEAPGLRNAAVLPTTGAEPRLVAYVVGDADQAALRRHLAERLPAYMMPAAFVYLPALPVAAGGKLDRRALPAPDEALATSESPAAARPFTPAEQHVADVWTQVLERPVTDPDANLFEMGGHSLAAARIAHALHVKVRTVFDFPTVAALTTALEGQSAKAAAERGPVAGASSESGFLPLSRAQRRVWLTSRWAGSDTFIISDLVRLGRRLDAGALRSALEAVVERQDMLRAQVLPRGTDAELTVLDRLPEGAPLVVVDLPGADPSGPEVAAALHDARRVGFALEKAPLFEVRLLAGPVGGDLLTVTAHHLIYDGASVDVLLRDLFTAYEQVVAGRPARLPRLPYTYQEWVREEQEWLAGPEAELEVEFWRERLRDVAEGPDPVDPARRRSRRGRTGLVRRSLPAAVLRDAPGTPFAQVVTAFALTVHQRTRATDLVVGFAAGLRHRPEADALIGYLVNAVPLRVTLDDAVSGGELLPRVQSGLVEAYEHSRLPFDVLAQRLALRAAPGRSLLLDLGVSWENAGLRPESHVVEDLLVDDLPATSDLWLYARVKGDVLHLDLTYDDNLLDESEAGGYADHVAAVLRGLATGQDAPPAGAPSPAVPPTPDPSAAPGSDWSDTHYDF